A genome region from Leifsonia shinshuensis includes the following:
- a CDS encoding ATP/GTP-binding protein — protein MTMATNKKRKSTKSPAQKAQTTTEPRPLRPSGRGWIGRGRGTAGYVQAPVEYRGTTVQVCGLWPFSVGTGAPLVGVPLGRHLYTGATVCADPISWFQRAKLISNPSVFVLGLPGLGKSTTVRRMAAGLAGFGSIPFILGDLKPDYVDLIEALGGQVIRLGRGRGHLNVLDPGESTEAALRLREAGYEKEAEEVEADAHGRRLTIVSALLTILRKQPPSDVEESIVDQALRILDRRFVDQVPVLADLLAIVQEGPAELREVAVDRGDFAEYQRTTRGLEASLISLARGGRLGETFSRPTTNPMRRDRPVVYDISGLKETDVDLRAATLLACWSNGFATVNVANALAEAGLEPQRHYFVIMDELWQALRSGSGMVDRVDSLTRLNRQFGVGQAMITHTMRDLDALPTEEDRMKARGFVERAGMVVVGGLPHSEMPLLTTAVPFSLAEQSLLTGWSAPPSWDATTGKETEPPGRGKFLIKVGGRPGIPITVKLTETERSTNDTNKRWHAQSRVGRRLHAVEPEEAVS, from the coding sequence GCTGGATCGGTCGCGGCCGCGGTACTGCCGGATACGTGCAGGCACCCGTCGAGTACCGCGGCACCACCGTTCAGGTGTGCGGGCTGTGGCCGTTCTCGGTGGGTACGGGCGCACCGCTCGTGGGCGTGCCGCTGGGGCGGCACCTCTACACGGGTGCGACGGTCTGCGCGGACCCGATTTCGTGGTTCCAGCGCGCGAAGCTGATCAGCAACCCGAGCGTGTTCGTGCTCGGCTTGCCGGGCCTGGGGAAGTCGACGACGGTTCGACGGATGGCCGCCGGCTTGGCCGGCTTCGGCTCCATCCCGTTCATCCTCGGAGACTTGAAGCCGGACTATGTTGACCTGATCGAGGCCCTCGGCGGACAGGTGATCCGCCTGGGCCGCGGCCGCGGGCACCTGAACGTTCTAGACCCTGGCGAGTCGACAGAAGCCGCGCTGCGGCTGCGTGAGGCCGGGTATGAGAAGGAGGCGGAGGAGGTTGAGGCGGATGCCCACGGCCGACGCCTCACGATCGTCTCTGCCCTGCTGACGATCCTGCGCAAGCAGCCGCCGTCCGACGTCGAGGAGTCGATCGTCGACCAGGCGCTCCGCATCCTGGATCGTCGCTTCGTCGACCAGGTGCCGGTGCTCGCCGACCTGCTAGCGATTGTCCAGGAAGGCCCGGCCGAGCTGCGCGAGGTCGCCGTCGACCGTGGCGACTTTGCCGAGTACCAGCGCACGACCCGCGGGCTGGAAGCATCGCTGATCAGCCTCGCCCGCGGCGGCCGCCTCGGGGAGACGTTCTCTCGGCCGACCACGAATCCGATGCGCCGTGACCGTCCGGTGGTCTACGACATTTCCGGGCTAAAAGAGACCGACGTCGACCTGCGCGCCGCGACCCTGCTTGCCTGCTGGTCGAACGGGTTCGCCACGGTGAACGTGGCGAACGCTCTAGCTGAGGCCGGCCTAGAGCCGCAGCGCCACTACTTCGTGATCATGGACGAGCTGTGGCAGGCGCTCCGCTCCGGTAGCGGCATGGTGGATCGGGTCGACTCGCTCACCCGTCTGAACCGCCAGTTCGGTGTCGGGCAGGCGATGATCACCCACACGATGCGCGACCTCGACGCTCTCCCCACGGAGGAGGACCGGATGAAGGCGCGCGGGTTCGTCGAGCGTGCCGGCATGGTCGTGGTCGGCGGCCTTCCGCACTCGGAGATGCCGCTGCTGACCACCGCCGTGCCGTTCTCGCTGGCGGAGCAGAGTCTCCTCACCGGCTGGTCTGCGCCGCCGTCGTGGGACGCCACGACCGGCAAGGAAACGGAGCCTCCCGGCCGCGGCAAGTTCTTGATCAAGGTGGGTGGCCGCCCCGGCATCCCGATCACGGTCAAGCTGACCGAGACGGAGCGCTCGACCAACGACACGAACAAGCGGTGGCACGCGCAATCCCGTGTCGGCCGGCGCCTGCACGCCGTCGAGCCGGAGGAGGCGGTGTCGTGA
- a CDS encoding relaxase/mobilization nuclease domain-containing protein — protein MMPNVVRGDRMSGLMTYLTGPGRSNEHTEPHLVAGDPALMAWHDDAELGRDAALSIARHLDKPRAVFGVEVPGGHVWHCSLSLRADEGQLADEQWGAIANDFITAMEFDDNEGTKAPCRWVAVRHGVSSNGNDHIHIAVNLVREDGTKASIHNDFHRAQVAARALEVKYGLEQLESVRAERSTRGYDPAEREAQARSRARAKYERTRPQLGDDALRWEHLTGPDRQARISAELRTDQPRYLLALKVRGCAGASRSEAEFVRRMRREGLLVRPRYADGRTDVVTGYSVAERPTAGERPIWYGGGHLGRDLTLPRLRDGWEDTPQGATAAVAEWNAAKRGRRVVAPGRERLEPTNDQALRHSERLARTVDELARVPLDDRETWATVARQTAGALAAWSNAVEETPGDIAAAAEALSRSAQTYRRTPPPAKAGTIAISGAALFLASAVRGGQGTVGEAALVREMLTLTVAVMKVAEAARQDRYARTALADARDRLERVHAALPTPPARSVGQAAVVEEQGSVATEAPALDAETRAMLDRLNAGRSGTPGSPVPRELRPDDSPARRPAPRPGRDGTER, from the coding sequence GTGATGCCGAACGTCGTCCGCGGCGATCGCATGTCGGGACTGATGACGTACCTCACCGGCCCGGGCCGGTCGAACGAGCACACCGAACCGCACCTGGTCGCGGGCGATCCGGCGCTGATGGCGTGGCACGACGACGCGGAGCTCGGACGCGACGCGGCGCTGTCGATCGCGCGTCACTTGGACAAGCCGCGGGCTGTGTTCGGTGTCGAGGTTCCGGGCGGTCACGTGTGGCACTGCTCGCTGTCGCTGCGCGCCGACGAAGGGCAGCTCGCGGACGAGCAGTGGGGCGCGATCGCCAACGACTTCATCACGGCGATGGAGTTCGACGACAACGAGGGGACGAAGGCGCCGTGCCGGTGGGTTGCCGTCCGTCACGGTGTGTCCTCGAACGGCAACGACCACATCCACATCGCTGTGAACCTGGTTCGCGAGGACGGCACCAAGGCATCGATCCACAACGACTTCCACCGCGCCCAGGTCGCGGCCCGAGCGCTTGAAGTGAAGTACGGATTGGAGCAGCTGGAATCGGTGCGCGCAGAGCGCTCCACACGCGGGTACGACCCGGCCGAGCGGGAGGCTCAGGCACGGTCGCGAGCACGCGCGAAGTACGAACGCACCCGCCCGCAGTTGGGCGATGACGCCCTACGCTGGGAACATCTGACCGGCCCCGATCGGCAGGCTCGGATCAGCGCCGAGCTGCGCACCGATCAGCCCCGCTACCTGCTGGCGTTGAAGGTCCGAGGGTGTGCTGGCGCTAGTCGGAGTGAAGCCGAGTTCGTGCGCCGGATGCGGCGTGAAGGGTTGCTCGTACGCCCTCGCTACGCTGACGGGCGTACTGACGTCGTGACCGGCTACTCGGTGGCCGAACGACCCACGGCCGGGGAACGTCCGATCTGGTACGGCGGCGGCCACCTTGGCCGCGACCTCACGCTGCCGCGGCTGCGCGACGGGTGGGAGGACACCCCGCAAGGCGCTACCGCGGCGGTGGCCGAATGGAACGCGGCCAAGCGTGGCCGGCGAGTTGTGGCACCTGGTCGCGAACGGCTGGAGCCGACGAACGATCAAGCACTGCGACACAGCGAGCGACTGGCGCGTACTGTCGACGAGCTGGCGCGCGTTCCGCTTGACGATCGCGAGACGTGGGCCACGGTGGCACGGCAGACCGCTGGCGCTCTCGCTGCATGGTCGAACGCCGTGGAGGAGACGCCAGGTGATATCGCTGCGGCCGCTGAGGCGTTGTCTCGATCGGCGCAGACGTATCGACGCACCCCGCCTCCGGCGAAGGCGGGAACGATCGCTATTTCCGGGGCTGCGCTGTTCCTGGCAAGCGCGGTACGCGGAGGGCAAGGCACTGTCGGTGAAGCGGCTCTTGTGCGAGAGATGCTGACACTCACCGTTGCCGTCATGAAGGTGGCGGAGGCCGCACGTCAGGACCGCTACGCGCGTACCGCTCTAGCGGATGCGCGCGACCGATTGGAGCGTGTACACGCAGCGTTGCCGACTCCGCCAGCCCGTAGCGTCGGCCAGGCTGCCGTAGTCGAGGAGCAGGGCAGCGTGGCGACAGAGGCTCCCGCGCTCGACGCTGAGACTCGTGCCATGCTCGACCGGCTGAACGCCGGCCGGAGCGGCACGCCAGGCTCGCCCGTCCCGCGGGAGCTGCGACCCGATGACTCACCAGCTCGCCGGCCGGCACCACGTCCGGGACGGGACGGGACAGAGCGATGA
- a CDS encoding MobC family plasmid mobilization relaxosome protein, which produces MAVSDTAGEQEPRRQARRRRVEGGRRHRHVVRVTPEEEGQLLALALQYKVSVPKLLVDSALAGGAAAAASNASVRHEVIAQMFSTHRLLATIANNVNQMAKATNATGDVQAEMVATLRKVREVADRIDAFVDELSGAAS; this is translated from the coding sequence ATGGCCGTTTCTGACACCGCGGGGGAGCAGGAGCCGCGCCGCCAGGCACGCCGCCGTCGCGTCGAGGGCGGTCGCCGGCACCGTCATGTCGTCCGCGTCACTCCGGAGGAAGAGGGGCAGCTCCTCGCGCTCGCCTTGCAGTACAAGGTGAGCGTGCCCAAGCTGCTTGTGGATTCCGCTCTCGCTGGAGGAGCTGCGGCCGCCGCGTCGAATGCGTCGGTGCGGCATGAGGTCATTGCGCAAATGTTCTCCACGCACCGGCTGCTGGCCACGATTGCGAATAACGTGAACCAGATGGCGAAGGCGACGAACGCGACTGGCGACGTGCAGGCTGAGATGGTGGCGACGCTGCGGAAGGTCCGCGAGGTGGCCGATCGGATCGACGCATTCGTCGACGAGCTGAGCGGTGCAGCGTCGTGA
- a CDS encoding type IV secretory system conjugative DNA transfer family protein: MSTPNNRRRDPGGLSAESILLAAGIVIVMVGVVGVNLAVRLGHQLDHTGITLSSDPFTLTFEVLMGKVPWPASGTWIIAVVAAIVLVLAVLIIVAIARYRKGRTRVDRSAAYLGRGRDVADLSRKSALEKAQRLGVPDAPGVPIGRTVASGQPLYGSWEDMHIDIWGPRTGKTTSRAVPAILAAPGGVLVTSNKRDVVDATRDVREKAGQVWVFDPQGIALEEPTWWWNPLSYVTDEVRAAKMAQHFASGSRDADAKTDSYFDPAGKDLLAGLLLAAALDGRPITDVYTWLTRPADDTAVEILRQHGFPLTADQVAGVIDAPEKQRGGVYGTAQQMASCLTNRQVARWVTPLGGNASDRRPQFSPEAFVREGGTLYSLSKEGQGTAGPLVTALTVAVVEAAEELAARSAGGRLSTPLLGVLDEAANVCRWRDLPNLYSHYGSRGIVLMTILQSWSQGVEVWGESGMRKLWSASNVKVYGGGVSEAGFLEDLSRVIGDYDRLSSSTSSGRGQRTVSQQLHRERILDVADLAALPKGRAVVLSSGSRPTLIRTQPWMTGPHAADVRASIAAHDPQAQHTISEAQHEVAAVEATIGSEARS, translated from the coding sequence GTGAGCACGCCGAACAACCGCCGCCGCGACCCGGGCGGCCTGTCGGCGGAGTCGATTCTGCTCGCCGCCGGCATCGTGATCGTCATGGTCGGTGTGGTCGGGGTGAACCTCGCGGTTCGGCTCGGCCACCAGCTCGACCACACGGGGATCACTCTCAGTAGTGACCCCTTCACGCTGACGTTCGAGGTCCTCATGGGCAAGGTGCCGTGGCCGGCGTCGGGCACGTGGATCATCGCCGTGGTCGCGGCGATCGTGCTCGTCCTCGCCGTGCTGATCATTGTGGCGATCGCCCGCTACCGGAAGGGGCGGACCCGCGTCGACCGATCGGCCGCGTACCTGGGCCGCGGCCGCGACGTCGCGGACCTCAGCCGCAAGAGCGCTCTGGAGAAGGCTCAGCGCCTCGGCGTGCCCGACGCGCCCGGTGTTCCCATCGGGCGCACTGTCGCGTCAGGGCAGCCGCTCTACGGCTCCTGGGAGGACATGCACATTGACATCTGGGGGCCGCGCACCGGTAAGACGACCAGCCGCGCCGTGCCGGCGATCCTGGCCGCTCCCGGCGGGGTGCTCGTCACCTCGAACAAGCGCGACGTCGTAGACGCCACCCGCGACGTGCGGGAGAAGGCCGGGCAGGTGTGGGTGTTCGACCCGCAGGGCATCGCTTTGGAGGAGCCCACCTGGTGGTGGAACCCGCTGAGCTACGTCACCGACGAGGTACGCGCCGCCAAGATGGCCCAGCACTTCGCCTCCGGCTCCCGCGACGCGGACGCCAAGACAGATTCCTACTTCGATCCGGCCGGCAAAGACCTCCTGGCCGGCCTTCTCCTCGCCGCAGCGCTGGACGGCCGCCCGATCACGGACGTGTACACGTGGTTGACCCGGCCCGCCGATGACACGGCGGTGGAGATCCTTCGACAGCACGGCTTCCCGCTGACCGCCGACCAGGTGGCCGGCGTCATCGACGCGCCGGAGAAGCAGCGCGGCGGCGTCTACGGCACCGCCCAGCAGATGGCATCGTGCCTGACGAACCGTCAGGTCGCCCGCTGGGTGACCCCGTTGGGCGGGAACGCAAGCGATCGGCGGCCGCAGTTCAGCCCGGAGGCGTTCGTGCGCGAGGGCGGCACGCTCTACAGCCTCTCCAAGGAGGGCCAGGGCACCGCCGGCCCGCTGGTGACCGCGCTCACGGTCGCCGTGGTGGAAGCGGCGGAGGAGCTGGCCGCTCGGTCGGCTGGCGGGCGCCTCAGCACGCCGCTTCTGGGCGTCCTGGACGAGGCGGCGAACGTCTGCCGCTGGCGCGACCTGCCGAACCTCTATTCGCACTACGGTTCGCGCGGCATCGTCCTGATGACGATCTTGCAGAGCTGGTCGCAGGGTGTGGAAGTGTGGGGCGAGTCCGGGATGCGCAAGCTGTGGTCGGCCTCCAACGTGAAGGTATACGGCGGTGGCGTCTCGGAGGCCGGCTTCCTCGAAGACCTCTCGCGGGTGATCGGTGACTACGACCGGCTCTCCTCGTCGACGTCGAGCGGGCGCGGGCAGCGCACGGTGTCGCAGCAGCTCCACCGTGAGCGCATCCTGGACGTCGCGGACCTGGCCGCGTTGCCCAAGGGGCGCGCCGTGGTGCTTTCCTCGGGTTCTCGGCCGACGCTGATCCGCACTCAGCCGTGGATGACCGGCCCGCACGCGGCCGATGTGCGGGCGTCGATCGCCGCGCACGACCCGCAGGCGCAGCACACGATCAGCGAGGCGCAGCACGAGGTCGCCGCCGTTGAGGCGACCATCGGGAGTGAGGCGCGATCGTGA
- a CDS encoding DUF4913 domain-containing protein, with the protein MSDWGEDDYEPQDAGSSSTTAAAPAGGRAFGIDVGGLADELVDAAVKSLVRKEVSAVAADAVKDALTDDVLDALRARAETAAAAAIAAQLENSGLDEGTAADVPDAAESVLTYGSVDEFLREYLRSVYRRKIDGKNRVWAAEWWKYDEAVIRLEALWRSWEFLRRDPSTGMSVWWRDHADTHMAVLMDPQGPFAPADAMAAENQCSKGDPLPYKRPPEGLFPDVREATAD; encoded by the coding sequence GTGAGCGACTGGGGCGAGGACGACTACGAGCCGCAGGACGCCGGCAGTTCGTCGACGACTGCGGCAGCTCCGGCCGGTGGCCGGGCGTTCGGGATCGACGTGGGCGGCCTGGCCGACGAGCTGGTTGATGCCGCGGTCAAGTCGTTGGTGCGCAAGGAAGTGTCGGCCGTCGCCGCCGATGCCGTCAAGGACGCCCTGACCGACGATGTGCTGGACGCGCTTCGTGCTCGGGCTGAGACGGCGGCCGCCGCGGCGATCGCCGCACAGCTCGAAAATTCCGGGCTCGACGAGGGCACCGCGGCGGATGTGCCGGACGCGGCAGAGTCGGTCCTGACCTACGGCAGCGTCGACGAGTTCTTGCGTGAGTATCTGCGCAGCGTGTACCGGCGCAAGATCGACGGCAAGAACCGGGTGTGGGCGGCCGAATGGTGGAAGTACGACGAGGCGGTGATCCGTCTCGAAGCGCTCTGGCGCTCCTGGGAGTTCCTGCGCCGCGATCCCTCGACCGGTATGAGTGTGTGGTGGCGTGACCACGCTGACACGCACATGGCGGTGCTGATGGACCCGCAGGGGCCGTTCGCGCCGGCCGACGCGATGGCCGCGGAGAACCAATGCAGCAAGGGTGACCCGCTGCCCTACAAGCGACCACCGGAAGGGCTGTTCCCCGACGTCCGCGAAGCGACCGCCGACTAG